CTACTACCGCGTGATGTACCACGGCAGCGACGACAGCTGGAACCTGCGCGACACGCACATGTTCGAGACGCTCATGCAACTGCTGCATGCGCACGGACCCGATTCGCGCGCCGTGGTATGGGCGCACAACTCACACATCGGCGATGCCTCGCACACCGAAATGGGAACCCTGCACGGCCAGCTCAATATCGGCCAGCTGTGCCGGGAAACCTTCGGCGATGATGCGGCGCTGGTTGCCTTGAGCACCTATGCCGGCACGGTAGCCGCCGCGACGTGGTGGGATGGCCAGATGGAAATCAAGACCGTGCGCCCCGGACGGCCCGACAGCTACGAGCACCTGTTCCACCAGGCCGGCCACGCCCAATGCTGGCTCGACCTGCGCGGCGCGCGCAGCGGGCCGCTCGAAGACGCCCGCACCGCGTTGCTGCCGCCGCGGCAGGAGCGCTTCATCGGGGTCATCTACCGGCCCGAAACCGAATTGCAGAGCCACTATGCGCGCGCGGCACTGCCGCGGCAGTTCGATGCGCTGCTGTGGTTCGACCACACGCGTGCGGTCCCGGCCTTGCCGGCCAGTCCGGCGCCTGGCGCACCGGAGACGTGGCCGTCCGGACTATAGCGGCTGGCGGGCGCGGCCGGTGTCACGCGACCGCCGCTCACCCGCCGGTGCGGTCCGGCGCCACGCTGACATGATTCACGACCTCGCGCACGCCGCCGGACTCGCGGATGCTCGCCTCGATCGCCGCGCGATCCGCCTGCGTGCCGACCGCGCCTTCGATGGTGACGCGACCTTCCGCGACGTTCAGCGCGATCTCGCTGACATCGAGGCCGCTGTCCCACAGGCGCGCGCACAGCGCTGCCTGCAGTTCGACGTCAGCGGCGGTGACAGCGGTGCCGCGCGGATTGGCTGGCGGCGTATTGGAAGGATCCTGCATGCGTGAGCCTCCGGCGTCAGTACATGCGCATGCCATGCCCCGGATGCGCGGCCGTAGCCTCGCCCCGCGCCACGCGCAGGTGGTTCACCACGTCGGTGACGCC
This genomic window from Cupriavidus oxalaticus contains:
- a CDS encoding BON domain-containing protein, coding for MQDPSNTPPANPRGTAVTAADVELQAALCARLWDSGLDVSEIALNVAEGRVTIEGAVGTQADRAAIEASIRESGGVREVVNHVSVAPDRTGG